A region from the Flavobacterium enshiense genome encodes:
- a CDS encoding acyltransferase family protein → MKNDFDFLRLIFALFVVIAHSYPLSGNLVAKQWIYQFTGGQIELSNIGLNGFFIISGYLIFQSLERSKSIISYFWKRILRLFPALLVVLLLTILLAPMVYESTTPYMQNREVFSYLPRNLFLYDLEYNIKGVFDHNPYPSAIIGSLWASCYEFSMYLLLGFLFFIKNNRVRFVLLFLAFLLMFFDYNFLMEQYGAIYRFGMQVSSFFNLGTFFVAGALLGVSRVETIKYKEGLLLLLFVMILVALQFNFYDATKHILLTLFVLLFGLVAIHPISKTNVLGNLYLWVPNSTNINVLF, encoded by the coding sequence ATGAAAAATGATTTTGATTTTCTTCGATTGATTTTTGCCCTATTTGTAGTAATTGCACACAGTTATCCTTTATCGGGAAATTTAGTAGCCAAACAATGGATTTATCAATTTACCGGCGGACAGATAGAACTTTCAAATATTGGTTTAAATGGTTTTTTTATTATTAGCGGTTATTTGATTTTTCAAAGTTTAGAAAGGAGTAAATCAATTATAAGCTACTTCTGGAAGCGCATTTTGCGATTATTTCCAGCTTTATTGGTTGTGTTGTTGCTAACCATTCTTTTAGCGCCCATGGTTTATGAAAGCACAACACCTTATATGCAGAATAGGGAGGTGTTTTCTTATTTACCAAGGAATCTTTTTTTATACGATTTGGAATACAACATTAAAGGTGTTTTTGATCATAATCCTTATCCATCAGCAATTATTGGGTCACTTTGGGCAAGTTGTTACGAGTTTTCGATGTACTTGTTATTAGGTTTTTTATTTTTCATTAAAAACAATAGAGTTAGATTTGTACTATTATTTCTTGCCTTTCTCTTGATGTTTTTTGATTATAATTTTCTAATGGAACAATACGGTGCAATTTATCGATTTGGAATGCAAGTTTCAAGTTTTTTTAATCTAGGAACTTTCTTTGTTGCAGGAGCATTATTAGGGGTAAGCAGGGTAGAAACTATAAAATATAAAGAAGGATTGTTATTGTTGTTATTTGTGATGATATTAGTTGCATTGCAATTTAATTTTTATGATGCCACGAAACACATATTGTTAACATTGTTTGTTCTTTTATTTGGATTAGTTGCAATTCATCCTATAAGTAAAACAAATGTATTGGGGAATTTATATTTATGGGTTCCCAATTCAACAAACATTAATGTATTATTTTAA
- a CDS encoding glycosyltransferase family 2 protein: MNSKLVSVIVPCYNQAQYLDECLQSVLDQTYQNWECIIVNDGSLDETKQVVKKWIKIDTRFRCINIENKGVSGARNLGVKLSKGEYIQFLDGDDILENNKLAYQVNVLNKDLAIDIVYGSSRYFFHGDKLNLYPIHYNGIIPLIEMHKNDRYQKDVLVYRNICTNCSALYRRKIFEKIYFRNLVYEDWFFHIECALNSFVFHYSGAENTKSLVRMTLNSQMNKHAVEAKSSDKFEVELKSILDAKKFSSRLIEERENNICVTFHYERRYFFKLVNNVMPPILMKLFKRYFS, encoded by the coding sequence ATGAATTCTAAATTAGTTTCCGTTATTGTCCCCTGTTATAACCAAGCACAATATTTAGATGAGTGTTTGCAGTCGGTATTGGATCAAACATACCAAAATTGGGAATGCATTATTGTAAACGATGGTTCTTTAGATGAGACAAAACAGGTAGTTAAAAAGTGGATAAAAATAGATACAAGGTTTAGATGCATAAACATCGAAAACAAAGGAGTTAGTGGGGCTAGGAACTTGGGTGTAAAATTATCAAAAGGAGAATATATTCAATTTTTGGATGGTGATGATATTTTAGAAAATAATAAGTTAGCTTACCAAGTTAATGTTCTTAATAAGGATTTAGCGATAGACATTGTTTATGGATCTAGTAGATATTTTTTCCATGGAGATAAACTAAATTTATACCCAATACATTATAATGGAATTATCCCATTGATTGAAATGCACAAAAATGACCGCTATCAAAAAGACGTTTTAGTGTATCGAAATATATGTACTAATTGTTCTGCCTTATATAGGAGGAAAATTTTTGAGAAAATATATTTTAGAAATTTAGTATATGAAGATTGGTTTTTTCATATCGAATGCGCATTAAATAGTTTTGTATTTCATTATTCAGGTGCGGAAAACACTAAAAGTCTAGTTAGAATGACGTTAAACAGCCAAATGAATAAACACGCTGTTGAAGCGAAATCTAGCGATAAATTTGAAGTGGAATTAAAATCTATATTGGATGCTAAAAAGTTTTCATCTAGATTAATTGAAGAACGTGAAAATAATATTTGTGTAACATTTCATTATGAAAGAAGGTATTTTTTTAAACTTGTGAATAATGTTATGCCTCCTATTCTGATGAAATTATTTAAAAGGTACTTCTCTTAA
- the wecB gene encoding non-hydrolyzing UDP-N-acetylglucosamine 2-epimerase, translating to MKILLCFGTRPEAIKMAPLYYALKKTENDIKICITAQHRQMLDQVLDFFGIVPDFDLDLMQVNQSLNQLSSRILNAVDSVLTDFSPDYVLVHGDTTTSTMVALAAFQRGIKVGHVEAGLRTFNKLSPFPEEMNRQITGRIADIHFAPTKWAAGNLFDENINKDDVFITGNTVIDALHLGLDEIKKGYSCVDLEMVKSVIIPNAKVILITGHRRENFGDGFENLCEAIKVIASRRAIQVIYPVHLNPNVQEPVNRILGNLDNVYLIPPVDYPAFIYLMQQSYLVLTDSGGVQEEAPSLGKPVLVMRDTTERPEAISAGTVILVGTDSTKIVAACTELLDDEDLYLKMSKAHNPYGDGKASTRIMEFLEVQNPRSC from the coding sequence ATGAAAATCCTCCTTTGTTTTGGTACTCGTCCAGAAGCCATTAAAATGGCGCCACTATATTATGCTTTAAAGAAAACGGAGAATGATATAAAAATTTGCATTACAGCGCAGCACAGACAAATGCTGGATCAGGTATTGGATTTTTTTGGAATCGTGCCCGATTTTGATTTGGATTTGATGCAGGTAAATCAATCCTTAAATCAGTTAAGTTCCAGAATTTTGAATGCGGTCGACTCTGTTTTAACTGATTTTTCACCCGATTACGTATTGGTTCACGGCGATACCACAACTTCAACGATGGTAGCTTTGGCCGCTTTTCAAAGGGGGATTAAAGTAGGTCACGTTGAAGCAGGGTTGAGAACCTTTAATAAGTTGTCTCCATTTCCTGAAGAAATGAATCGTCAAATTACCGGTAGAATTGCAGATATACATTTTGCGCCGACAAAATGGGCTGCGGGCAATCTTTTTGATGAAAATATTAATAAAGATGATGTTTTTATTACCGGAAATACGGTAATAGATGCTTTGCATCTGGGTTTAGATGAGATAAAAAAGGGCTATAGTTGTGTGGATTTAGAGATGGTTAAGTCTGTGATTATTCCTAATGCAAAAGTTATACTTATAACCGGTCACCGAAGAGAAAATTTTGGAGATGGTTTTGAAAATTTGTGTGAAGCCATTAAAGTAATTGCGTCCCGGAGGGCTATACAAGTTATTTATCCGGTACATTTAAATCCGAATGTGCAGGAACCGGTCAATCGTATTTTGGGGAATCTTGATAATGTATATTTAATACCACCTGTTGATTATCCTGCATTTATCTATTTGATGCAGCAAAGTTATTTAGTTCTTACAGATTCTGGGGGTGTTCAGGAAGAAGCTCCCTCTTTGGGAAAACCAGTTTTAGTCATGCGTGATACCACCGAACGTCCTGAGGCAATTAGTGCGGGAACAGTGATTTTGGTTGGTACAGATAGTACTAAAATAGTAGCTGCATGTACAGAATTATTGGACGACGAGGATTTGTATCTAAAAATGAGTAAAGCTCATAATCCTTATGGAGATGGTAAGGCAAGTACACGTATTATGGAATTTTTAGAGGTGCAAAATCCGAGAAGTTGTTAG
- the neuC gene encoding UDP-N-acetylglucosamine 2-epimerase, which yields MPRRKIAVVITARPSYSRVKTVLTAIQKHPELELQLVVAASALLDRYGSAVNYIEKDGFDIAARVFNVLEGENLTAAAKTTGIGILELSTVFDNLKPDIVVTVADRFETMATAIAASYMNIPLAHIQGGEVTGNIDEKVRHSITKLADYHFVASESAKERVIKLGEDPKMVFNTGCPSIDLAEEITNSRELPFNPYEKYGGVGAKPNLSEGYLVVMQHPVTTEYKDSRKHIEATLEAVHKVNKPTLWFWPNVDAGADGTSTGIRAFREQHHLPQVHFFKNMEGKDFLHLLKNSSCLIGNSSVGIRECAYLGVPVVNIGSRQNRRDRGNNVVDVDYCQEQIEKAVLQSASNGTILSSLLYGDGKAGQKIASLLASLPLQFHKTIMY from the coding sequence ATGCCGAGAAGAAAAATAGCTGTGGTTATTACCGCCCGTCCTTCCTACAGTAGGGTTAAGACGGTTTTGACAGCCATTCAAAAACACCCCGAACTGGAGCTTCAACTGGTCGTAGCCGCTTCGGCTTTGTTAGACCGCTATGGTTCTGCCGTAAATTATATTGAAAAAGACGGTTTTGATATTGCAGCACGGGTGTTTAATGTTTTAGAAGGAGAAAATCTAACTGCTGCCGCGAAAACTACCGGGATAGGCATTTTAGAATTATCCACGGTTTTTGATAATTTAAAACCGGATATTGTTGTTACCGTAGCTGACCGTTTTGAAACCATGGCTACCGCCATTGCTGCTTCTTATATGAATATTCCTTTAGCTCATATTCAAGGAGGAGAAGTGACAGGTAATATTGACGAAAAAGTGCGTCATTCCATAACTAAATTAGCAGATTATCATTTTGTAGCCTCAGAGAGTGCAAAGGAAAGAGTAATAAAATTAGGTGAAGATCCTAAAATGGTATTCAACACCGGTTGTCCTTCCATTGATCTGGCTGAAGAAATAACAAACAGTAGAGAGTTGCCTTTTAACCCCTATGAAAAATATGGAGGTGTGGGAGCGAAACCCAATTTGAGTGAAGGTTATCTAGTTGTAATGCAGCATCCTGTAACGACAGAATATAAAGATTCCAGAAAACATATTGAAGCCACGCTTGAAGCGGTACACAAGGTAAATAAACCGACATTATGGTTTTGGCCTAATGTGGATGCCGGTGCTGATGGTACTTCAACAGGAATACGTGCTTTCAGAGAGCAACACCACTTACCACAAGTTCATTTTTTTAAAAATATGGAGGGAAAGGATTTTCTTCATTTGTTGAAAAACAGTAGTTGTTTGATCGGAAACTCCAGTGTTGGTATTCGGGAATGTGCCTATTTAGGTGTTCCGGTTGTTAATATAGGTTCCCGTCAGAACAGACGAGATCGCGGCAATAACGTAGTTGATGTTGATTATTGTCAGGAACAGATTGAGAAAGCCGTACTGCAGTCGGCATCTAATGGAACGATATTATCGTCTTTATTATACGGTGACGGAAAGGCAGGGCAAAAGATAGCTTCGTTATTGGCATCGCTTCCTTTACAGTTTCACAAAACCATCATGTATTAA
- a CDS encoding glycosyltransferase — protein sequence MDGGSTDGSATYLQSHGDKIDYWVSEPDKGIYNAVNKGIQVATGSICCF from the coding sequence ATTGACGGCGGTTCCACCGATGGCAGTGCAACTTATCTTCAAAGCCACGGTGATAAAATTGACTATTGGGTGAGTGAACCGGACAAAGGGATTTACAATGCCGTGAACAAAGGAATTCAGGTAGCCACAGGTAGTATTTGCTGTTTTTGA
- a CDS encoding CatB-related O-acetyltransferase yields the protein MIKLFLYKKWTQYQRYKFLKQRKKEGSFISAQTSGYWKVFFEGKNGVPERCQFLSDTIRIGYATTLGVNNLLSGNVTIGKYCQIGADAAFHASNHPVSHMTTYINSNLFNGELKQFKEEHKIIVGNDVWVGHGVIVVGNVTIGNGAILAAGSVITKDVPPYTIVAGVPAKPIRKRFSDTIIQQIEALQWWNKSDAELEIIKPFFLKDFTNKESIYDN from the coding sequence ATGATAAAATTATTTTTATATAAAAAGTGGACGCAATATCAACGGTATAAGTTTTTAAAACAAAGGAAGAAAGAAGGTAGTTTTATATCGGCACAAACTTCCGGATATTGGAAAGTATTCTTTGAAGGTAAAAACGGAGTTCCGGAACGCTGCCAGTTTTTGAGTGATACTATTCGTATAGGATATGCTACCACTTTGGGTGTAAATAATCTTTTATCAGGAAATGTGACTATTGGGAAATACTGTCAGATAGGAGCAGATGCGGCTTTTCACGCTTCAAATCATCCTGTAAGCCATATGACAACTTATATCAACTCTAATTTGTTCAACGGAGAATTAAAACAATTTAAAGAAGAGCATAAGATAATTGTGGGTAATGATGTTTGGGTAGGACATGGAGTCATTGTTGTAGGAAATGTGACCATTGGTAACGGAGCTATTTTGGCTGCGGGTTCGGTAATTACAAAAGATGTTCCTCCTTATACCATTGTTGCGGGTGTTCCTGCTAAACCAATCAGAAAACGATTCTCGGACACCATTATTCAGCAAATAGAAGCCTTACAATGGTGGAATAAATCAGATGCGGAATTAGAAATAATAAAACCTTTTTTTTTAAAAGATTTTACAAACAAAGAAAGTATTTATGATAACTAA
- a CDS encoding glycosyltransferase WbsX family protein — protein sequence MSENIKFLAYYLPQFHPIPENDLWWGKGFTEWTNVAKAKPLFKGHYQPILPADLGFYDLRLPEVQEAQANLAKEYGIDGFIYYQYWFGNGKMLLEKPAEAMLQNEKVDIPFCFCWANETWKGIWHGLDNPDILIEQTYQGGGDYEAYFDYLLPFFKDKRYIKVDNKPMFHVYRIQEIPDWCFFIESFNQWAIDNGFDGIHFINGTNIPHAEILMHPFIKGEVGTDVFSKMRYQKGFVFQEVRYLGWLERRIKTFLGFTNHIGKRLTPLVFDYSIAIKKLEVEVTHSKYLQCVFPNWDNSARSGKKSLIFKNATPESWKRHLEEAVKKVYLNENASPFIIIKSWNEWAEGNHLEPDQKFGHRWLEVVKETKRNLVKNEK from the coding sequence ATGTCGGAAAATATAAAATTTCTTGCTTATTATCTTCCACAATTCCACCCTATCCCCGAAAATGATCTCTGGTGGGGAAAAGGCTTTACCGAGTGGACTAATGTTGCCAAGGCAAAGCCTTTGTTTAAAGGACATTACCAACCTATTTTGCCTGCTGACTTAGGGTTTTATGATTTACGACTTCCCGAAGTACAGGAAGCTCAAGCAAATTTGGCAAAGGAATATGGGATAGATGGTTTCATTTATTATCAGTACTGGTTTGGCAACGGAAAAATGTTGTTGGAAAAACCCGCTGAAGCTATGTTACAAAATGAAAAAGTAGACATTCCGTTTTGCTTTTGTTGGGCCAATGAAACGTGGAAAGGAATTTGGCATGGGTTGGATAATCCCGATATTTTGATTGAGCAAACATATCAAGGCGGGGGGGATTATGAAGCGTACTTTGATTATTTATTGCCTTTTTTCAAAGATAAAAGATATATTAAAGTCGATAATAAACCGATGTTTCATGTATATAGAATCCAAGAAATTCCGGATTGGTGTTTTTTTATCGAATCATTTAATCAATGGGCTATTGATAATGGATTCGATGGTATTCATTTTATAAATGGAACAAATATCCCACATGCTGAAATCTTGATGCATCCTTTTATTAAGGGAGAGGTAGGGACAGATGTGTTCTCTAAAATGAGATATCAAAAGGGTTTTGTTTTTCAGGAAGTTAGATATTTGGGCTGGCTTGAAAGAAGAATAAAAACATTTCTTGGGTTTACTAATCATATCGGTAAAAGATTAACTCCTTTAGTTTTTGATTATTCTATAGCAATAAAAAAACTTGAAGTAGAAGTTACTCATAGTAAATATTTACAATGTGTTTTTCCTAATTGGGATAACTCAGCAAGAAGTGGCAAGAAGTCATTGATCTTTAAAAATGCTACACCGGAAAGTTGGAAACGACATCTTGAAGAAGCTGTTAAAAAAGTATATCTAAATGAAAATGCATCTCCGTTTATTATAATTAAGTCATGGAATGAATGGGCGGAAGGAAATCATTTAGAACCTGATCAAAAATTTGGGCATAGGTGGTTGGAAGTCGTTAAAGAAACAAAGAGAAATTTGGTGAAAAATGAAAAATGA
- a CDS encoding glycosyltransferase family 2 protein, whose product MLAIVIPFYNLTFFETTLQSLANQTDKRFKVYIGDDASPEDCSSLLRKFEGKFDFAYYRFENNLGGTSLTKQWERCIALSGPEEWLMILGDDDVLEKNVVEEFYKEYNIFKGKANVVRFASKIIDENAKTVSDVYVNPKWESATDSFFRKFEYLTRGSLSEHVFSKVSFFQYGFQDYPLAWCSDDRAWLDFSKEKPVFSINQSVVYVRISESSISGKSDNINKKQEATVEFFRFIILNKLKFYNKSQRKRLLDRYEISIKKMRKIHLSEWFIIMFLYLNYFDSNSLKKVIRRFVKSIKYED is encoded by the coding sequence ATGCTTGCTATAGTCATTCCATTTTACAACCTCACATTCTTTGAAACAACTTTACAATCGTTAGCCAATCAAACCGACAAACGTTTTAAAGTTTATATTGGAGATGATGCCAGTCCGGAGGATTGTTCTTCTTTGCTTAGAAAGTTTGAAGGAAAATTTGATTTTGCGTACTATCGATTTGAAAATAATCTAGGCGGAACTTCATTGACGAAGCAATGGGAACGGTGTATTGCCCTTTCGGGACCGGAGGAGTGGCTGATGATTTTGGGAGATGATGATGTATTGGAAAAAAATGTGGTGGAAGAGTTTTATAAGGAATATAATATTTTTAAAGGGAAAGCTAATGTTGTGAGATTTGCCTCTAAAATAATAGATGAAAATGCAAAGACAGTATCGGATGTTTATGTAAATCCAAAATGGGAATCTGCAACAGATTCTTTTTTTAGGAAATTTGAATATTTAACAAGGGGTTCTTTGTCTGAACACGTTTTTTCTAAAGTATCATTTTTCCAATATGGTTTTCAAGATTATCCTTTAGCTTGGTGTAGCGATGATCGTGCTTGGTTGGATTTTTCAAAAGAGAAGCCTGTTTTTTCTATTAATCAGAGCGTTGTATATGTAAGAATTTCGGAAAGCAGTATTTCTGGAAAATCAGATAATATAAATAAAAAACAGGAAGCAACAGTTGAGTTTTTCAGATTTATAATTTTAAACAAATTAAAGTTTTATAATAAAAGTCAGCGTAAACGATTGCTTGATCGATATGAAATCAGTATTAAAAAAATGAGAAAAATACACCTTTCAGAATGGTTTATCATAATGTTTTTATATTTGAATTACTTTGACAGTAATTCTTTAAAAAAGGTAATTAGACGATTTGTAAAAAGCATAAAATATGAAGATTAA
- a CDS encoding N-acetylneuraminate synthase family protein has translation MITKPYLIAEIGQAHEGSLGILHSYIDALATTGVQAIKFQMHIAEAESSIHEPFRVKFSLEDETRYDYWERMGFTLDQWKGIKAHCDEVGLDFICSPFSNLAVDWLEDIGVKYYKIGSGEVSNWLMLDKIAKTGKPIILSSGMSNYDELDKTVAFLKERKVAFSLLQCTTSYPTQPEQYGLNVIKELKERYNVSVGFSDHSSKIATNIAAVALGAEILEFHVVFDKRMFGPDTKSSLTLDEVSQMVSDVSMVYTALQNPVDKNNNEQFGNLKAIFEKSLAVNKELPKGHLLAFDDLETKKPKGFGMDATRFHEVVGKPLNKDLKKWDFLNEGDVDL, from the coding sequence ATGATAACTAAACCCTACCTCATAGCTGAAATAGGACAGGCTCACGAAGGAAGTCTCGGTATACTGCACTCCTATATAGACGCTTTGGCTACGACCGGAGTTCAGGCTATTAAATTTCAGATGCATATTGCCGAAGCCGAGAGCAGTATCCACGAGCCTTTCCGTGTTAAGTTTTCGCTTGAGGATGAAACCCGATATGATTATTGGGAACGGATGGGGTTTACTTTGGACCAATGGAAAGGGATTAAAGCACATTGCGACGAGGTTGGGCTTGATTTTATTTGCTCTCCATTTTCTAATCTAGCAGTAGATTGGCTTGAGGACATCGGAGTCAAATATTATAAAATCGGATCCGGTGAAGTGAGTAATTGGCTTATGTTGGATAAAATTGCTAAAACAGGTAAGCCAATTATTCTTTCTTCTGGAATGAGTAACTACGATGAATTGGATAAAACGGTTGCTTTTCTGAAAGAAAGAAAAGTTGCTTTTTCCTTATTACAATGTACAACTTCCTATCCAACACAACCGGAACAGTATGGTTTAAATGTGATTAAAGAATTAAAAGAGCGTTACAATGTTTCTGTTGGTTTTTCCGACCATTCTTCAAAAATCGCAACGAATATAGCAGCAGTGGCTTTAGGTGCGGAAATACTCGAATTTCACGTGGTTTTTGATAAGCGTATGTTTGGTCCCGATACAAAATCTTCTTTAACTCTTGATGAGGTTTCCCAAATGGTAAGCGATGTCTCAATGGTTTATACGGCATTGCAAAATCCTGTAGACAAAAATAATAATGAACAATTCGGTAATCTGAAAGCCATCTTTGAAAAATCACTGGCTGTTAATAAAGAGTTGCCAAAAGGGCATCTGTTAGCGTTTGACGATCTTGAGACCAAAAAGCCTAAAGGTTTTGGTATGGATGCCACGCGTTTTCATGAGGTTGTCGGAAAACCACTGAATAAAGATTTAAAAAAGTGGGATTTTTTGAATGAGGGGGATGTTGATTTGTGA
- a CDS encoding glycosyltransferase family 2 protein gives MKNDLISIILPVYNGEKHISKSIESCLNQTYTNIEIIIVNDCSTDKTSEIVNRYLNLDGRIKVVHNKVNKKLPASLNIGHRDAQGLFFTWTSDDNIYEPDAIEEMAKALYYNQADVVYSDFYLIDENDIIKKETQLPEIGNFLFGNIIGASFLYKREVYERNAGYNESLFLVEDYDFWLRAFEHSKFKHIKKALYKYRTHKDSLSSEIRFNDKKQKLWKENCNKMYFGFFSTYLKDYESIAAIFADKLTGQYIDFGLLKKENKNITLLKDKLKQNRNISSDKIVETAFLKQFIKILVNNQDDKSNFGKSMFILKKYILVLDKNSFKTLIKYSFFK, from the coding sequence ATGAAAAATGATTTGATCTCTATAATATTACCCGTTTATAATGGTGAAAAGCATATATCTAAATCAATTGAAAGTTGTCTGAATCAAACCTATACTAATATTGAGATTATAATTGTAAACGATTGTTCGACAGATAAGACTTCTGAAATAGTAAACCGTTATTTAAATTTAGATGGCAGGATTAAAGTGGTTCATAATAAGGTGAATAAAAAATTACCTGCAAGTCTTAATATAGGACATCGCGATGCTCAAGGCTTATTTTTTACATGGACTAGTGATGATAATATTTACGAGCCGGATGCCATAGAGGAAATGGCTAAAGCTCTATACTATAATCAAGCTGATGTAGTATATTCCGATTTTTATCTTATAGATGAGAATGACATTATAAAAAAAGAAACGCAACTGCCTGAAATAGGAAATTTTTTATTTGGAAACATTATCGGAGCTTCATTTCTTTATAAAAGAGAAGTATATGAGAGAAATGCTGGTTATAATGAGAGTTTGTTTTTAGTTGAAGATTATGATTTTTGGCTTAGGGCATTTGAACACAGTAAGTTTAAACACATCAAAAAAGCGTTATATAAATACAGAACCCATAAAGACAGTTTGTCAAGCGAAATTAGGTTTAATGATAAGAAGCAAAAATTATGGAAAGAAAACTGCAATAAAATGTATTTCGGCTTTTTTTCGACTTATTTAAAAGACTATGAATCTATTGCAGCAATTTTTGCAGATAAATTAACAGGCCAATATATTGATTTTGGGCTTTTGAAAAAAGAAAACAAAAATATAACTCTTCTGAAAGATAAATTAAAACAGAATAGGAATATTAGTAGCGATAAAATTGTTGAGACCGCTTTCTTAAAGCAATTTATAAAAATACTGGTTAACAATCAGGATGATAAAAGTAATTTTGGAAAAAGTATGTTCATTTTAAAAAAATATATTTTGGTACTTGATAAAAACAGTTTTAAAACATTAATTAAGTATTCTTTTTTCAAATAA
- a CDS encoding glycosyltransferase — protein MKINPLVSVIMPVFNGSTFIEEAVKSVLNQTFIDFELIANA, from the coding sequence ATGAAGATTAATCCTCTTGTTTCTGTTATAATGCCTGTTTTTAACGGTTCTACTTTTATTGAGGAAGCGGTCAAAAGTGTCCTTAATCAGACTTTTATCGATTTTGAATTAATTGCTAATGCCTAA
- a CDS encoding glycosyltransferase family 2 protein, whose product MKPAVTIIMATYNRAHFIKETLRSIQNQTFGNWECLIIDDAGTDNTKEVIADLLNNDGRFHYLKRPDNYKKGLPGCRNYGLDLAKGEYVVFFDDDDFVHPQNLEITLKFIKRLDVDFVHFRKKAYETSLPEIIDYSKDFNFLTNDVVLEDHLTHRVGLASCTILWNRDCFMDVRFNEYLMYAEEWECYTRILLNNKLGKSINAVLYYNFKHSNSNTGEFYKANPIRVQSNVEAIKMVVINLKKNGLLNLKLKKYFIRTSISFKEYNLKDNLIVLYEDNTFNYNLYYFKIRIKSRLYKLKKRLLK is encoded by the coding sequence ATGAAACCAGCCGTAACCATTATAATGGCCACTTACAATAGGGCTCATTTTATAAAAGAGACTTTACGTTCCATACAAAATCAAACATTTGGCAATTGGGAATGCCTTATCATTGATGATGCCGGAACCGATAATACAAAAGAGGTGATAGCTGATTTGTTAAATAATGACGGTCGTTTTCACTATTTGAAAAGACCAGATAATTATAAAAAAGGTTTACCCGGTTGTCGAAATTACGGTCTTGATTTGGCCAAAGGCGAGTATGTTGTTTTTTTTGACGACGATGATTTTGTGCATCCGCAGAATTTAGAAATAACCTTGAAATTTATTAAAAGGCTGGACGTAGATTTTGTCCATTTTCGAAAGAAAGCTTACGAGACTAGTTTGCCAGAAATAATTGATTATTCGAAAGATTTTAATTTTTTAACAAACGATGTAGTTTTGGAAGATCATCTGACACATAGGGTAGGTCTGGCATCCTGTACTATATTATGGAATAGAGATTGCTTTATGGATGTTCGTTTTAATGAATATTTAATGTATGCCGAAGAATGGGAGTGTTATACAAGAATTTTACTGAATAATAAATTAGGTAAATCTATTAATGCTGTTTTGTACTATAATTTCAAGCACTCAAATTCAAATACAGGTGAATTTTATAAAGCAAATCCTATTAGAGTTCAATCTAATGTTGAAGCAATTAAGATGGTTGTTATTAATCTTAAGAAAAATGGATTACTTAATTTAAAGCTTAAAAAATATTTTATCCGCACTTCTATTTCTTTTAAAGAATATAATTTAAAAGATAATCTTATTGTTTTATATGAGGATAATACTTTTAATTACAATCTCTATTATTTTAAAATTAGAATTAAAAGCAGGTTATATAAATTAAAAAAACGATTATTAAAGTAA